Proteins from a single region of Gossypium arboreum isolate Shixiya-1 chromosome 1, ASM2569848v2, whole genome shotgun sequence:
- the LOC108483134 gene encoding protein FLX-like 1 — protein sequence MSGRNRGPPPIPMKGPPHAGLLPPVHEHPYARGLGPMPPHPALLDEIREPQFVLGPRGFPPHPAIIEERLGVQLQEIQALLADNQRLAATHVALKQELEAAQHELKQMSHYADSLRAEKDVQMREMYEKSVRLEADLRELEAMRAELVKVNGDIKQLSAVKQDLTGQVQVMGQDLTRLTGELQRAPVLKTEIENLKQELQRARAAIEYEKKGYAENYEHGQVMEKKLISMARELEKLRAEVANAEKRTRAGGGTGANPAVSGYNANYGNPEAGYTGNTYHVNYGMNPVQGGVDVYRQYGPASGSWGAYDMQRAQGHR from the exons ATGTCTGGAAGAAATCGTGGGCCACCGCCCATTCCGATGAAAGGGCCACCTCATGCTGGATTGCTGCCGCCGGTGCATGAACATCCTTATGCTAGAGGCCTAGGACCAATGCCACCACACCCAGCTTTACTGGATGAAATAAGAGAACCCCAATTTGTGTTGGGTCCTAGAGGGTTTCCTCCTCATCCAGCTATCATTGAGGAGCGTCTTGGAGTTCAACTGCAAGAAATTCAAGCCCTCCTGGCGGATAATCAAAGGCTGGCAGCGACTCATGTTGCGTTAAAGCAGGAATTGGAGGCTGCTCAGCATGAATTAAAACAGATGTCTCATTATGCAGATTCGTTGAGGGCGGAGAAGGATGTTCAGATGAGAGAGATGTACGAGAAGTCGGTTCGGTTGGAGGCTGATCTTCGTGAACTGGAGGCTATGCGAGCTGAGCTTGTTAAGGTTAATGGTGATATAAAGCAGCTTAGTGCTGTGAAGCAGGATCTAACGGGTCAGGTTCAGGTTATGGGTCAAGATTTGACAAGACTTACTGGGGAATTGCAACGGGCTCCTGTTCTGAAGACTGAGATTGAAAATTTGAAGCAGGAATTGCAACGTGCAAG AGCTGCCATTGAATATGAGAAGAAAGGATATGCGGAAAATTATGAACATGGTCAGGTGATGGAGAAGAAATTGATCTCAATGGCTCGGGAGTTGGAAAAGCTTCGTGCAGAAGTTGCTAATGCAGAAAAGAGAACTCGCGCTGGTGGTGGCACTGGTGCTAATCCTG CTGTATCTGGTTATAATGCAAATTATGGAAACCCTGAAGCTGGATATACTGGAAATACTTATCATGTCAACTATGGCATGAATCCT GTTCAGGGTGGTGTGGATGTTTATCGTCAGTATGGTCCTGCTTCTGGTTCCTGGGGTGCATATGACATGCAGAGAGCTCAAGGACATCGCTAG
- the LOC108483133 gene encoding probable sodium/metabolite cotransporter BASS1, chloroplastic, with translation MQSSLPCPHATTTYFKSLEKPRPPYLSYPNLFLLFPRPSNSSSFSLTLRSQSHKQLPNRPINSLTSNRFQIYCGISSNSYNANNKKSVRDWIEWVGEVISTAFPLWVSLGCLLGLFKPSSFTWVTPSWTIFGLTLTMLGMGMTLTLDDLRGALAMPKELISGFVLQYSVMPLSGYFVSKLLNLPSHYAAGLILVGCCPGGTASNIVTYLARGNVALSVLMTAASTLSAVIMTPSLTSMLAGQYVPVDAAALLISTLQVVLLPVLGGAFLNQYFHGFVKFVSPLMPTIAVGTVAVLCGNAIAESSSAILASGLQVVLASSLLHASGFFFGYVLSRMLQLDVASSRTISIEVGMQNSVLGVYLATQHFQNPLTAVPCAVSSVCHSIFGSLLAGIWRPDVPKQNQE, from the exons ATGCAGTCCTCACTTCCATGCCCTCATGCAACAACAACATACTTCAAATCTCTAGAGAAACCAAGACCCCCTTATCTATCATACCCTAATCTCTTCCTTTTATTTCCCAGACCTTCCAATTCATCATCTTTTAGCTTAACACTAAGATCCCAATCCCACAAACAACTACCCAATAGACCCATCAATTCGTTGACCTCCAATCGTTTTCAAATTTACTGCGGCATTTCATCAAACAGTTACAATGCTAACAACAAGAAAAGTGTCAGAGATTGGATTGAGTGGGTTGGTGAAGTGATTTCCACTGCATTCCCGCTATGGGTTTCTTTAGGATGTCTACTTGGACTGTTCAAGCCAAGTTCTTTCACCTGGGTTACCCCCAGTTGGACTATTTTTGGTCTTACTCTTACTATGCTTGGTATGGGTATGACTCTTACTCTAGATGATCTTCGTGGTGCCCTTGCTATGCCTAAAGAGTTAATATCTGGTTTTGTGCTCCAATATTCG GTTATGCCTTTATCTGGATATTTCGTTAGCAAGCTCTTAAATTTGCCATCTCACTATGCAGCTGGTTTAATATTAGTTGGTTGCTGTCCTGGTG GCACAGCAAGTAACATTGTCACATATCTTGCCCG AGGAAATGTGGCACTTTCCGTGTTGATGACTGCTGCAAGCACTCTATCTGCTGTG ATTATGACCCCCTCTCTCACAAGCATGCTGGCTGGGCAATATGTTCCAGTAGATGCTGCTGCACTGCTAATCTCAACACTGCAG GTTGTGCTTCTTCCTGTATTGGGTGGTGCATTCCTAAATCAGTATTTCCATGGCTTCGTTAAATTTGTTTCTCCTTTGATGCCAACCATTGCTGTCGGAACTGTCGCTGTTCTATGTGGAAATGCAATTGCCGAAAGTTCTTCCGCAATTCTTGCATCTGGTCTACAAGTTGTGCTAGCTTCATCCCTTCTTCACGCATCTGGATTTTTCTTTGGCTATGTCCTTTCACGGATGCTTCAGCTTGATGTGGCTTCATCACGAACCATCTCTATTGAGGTTGGCATGCAG AACTCGGTTCTCGGAGTTTATCTTGCTACTCAACACTTCCAAAATCCACTGACGGCAGTACCGTGTGCAGTGTCCAGTGTATGCCACTCAATTTTCGGTAGTTTATTGGCCGGAATTTGGCGACCCGATGTGCCAAAGCAGAACCAGGAGTGA